One window of the Streptomyces sp. TS71-3 genome contains the following:
- a CDS encoding long-chain fatty acid--CoA ligase, producing the protein MDRVPGAGKIIAPPPPLVPPTLRKLDGKVREAAVPLLKEQVTRGSLADIPFDNAREAPDDVVLSRKVVLEPGAHGGEGGRKDAGGRWIDVTAREFAREVLDVAKGLLAAGLAPGDRLAIMARTTYEWTLLDFAAWAAGLITVPVYPTSSAFQIRWILQDSGAVAIAMETAAQAAALQTERDRLPDLEHVWTFEKAPGDRSGKGGVRRLAELGRTAHVTDQEVAARRAALTPDSVATIAYTSGTTGRPKGCVITHGNFYSEVDNAIELLHPCFKSISKEPASTLLFLPLSHIFGRMAAVACLRARVRLGHAPSIKTEDLLGDLAGFRPTFLLAIPYVLEKVYNTGRATAERIGRASSFERAATIARRYGEAAEARLFGKGPGPGAALRMARAVYDPLVYRRIRAALGGKVRYTICGGSPLGRRLTAFYAGAGIQVFEGYGLTESTAAATCTPPLRPRFGTVGWPMPGTGVRIADDGEILVKGGQVFSGYWDSQSGGPVEAKTDGWLATGDIGVLDDDGYLTITGRKKDILITTGGKSVAPAPLEDWLRAHPLVGQCLVIGDGRPYIAALITLETDGIAHWQEMRGKAGLTFEELAEDPELRAALQRAVDDANRLVSRPESIRRFAVLPVDFTEQNGYLTPSLKVKRRAIERDFATEIDRLYAK; encoded by the coding sequence GTGGACCGCGTCCCGGGCGCCGGCAAGATCATCGCGCCCCCGCCGCCCCTGGTGCCGCCCACCCTGCGCAAGCTCGACGGGAAGGTCCGCGAGGCGGCGGTCCCGCTGCTCAAGGAGCAGGTGACGCGCGGCTCGCTCGCCGACATCCCGTTCGACAACGCCCGCGAGGCGCCCGACGACGTCGTCCTCAGCCGCAAGGTGGTCCTGGAACCCGGGGCGCACGGAGGCGAGGGCGGGCGGAAGGACGCGGGCGGGCGCTGGATCGACGTCACCGCGCGCGAGTTCGCCCGGGAGGTGCTGGACGTCGCCAAGGGCCTGCTCGCCGCCGGCCTGGCGCCCGGCGACCGGCTCGCCATCATGGCCCGCACCACCTACGAGTGGACCCTGCTCGACTTCGCCGCCTGGGCCGCGGGCCTGATCACCGTGCCGGTCTACCCGACCTCGTCCGCGTTCCAGATCCGCTGGATCCTCCAGGACTCCGGGGCCGTCGCGATCGCCATGGAGACCGCCGCGCAGGCCGCCGCGCTCCAGACGGAGCGCGACCGGCTGCCCGACCTCGAACACGTGTGGACCTTCGAGAAGGCGCCCGGCGACCGGTCCGGCAAGGGCGGCGTGCGCCGCCTCGCCGAACTGGGCCGCACCGCCCACGTCACCGACCAGGAGGTCGCCGCGCGCCGCGCCGCGCTCACCCCCGACTCGGTGGCCACCATCGCCTACACCTCGGGCACCACCGGCCGCCCCAAGGGCTGCGTGATCACGCACGGCAACTTCTACTCCGAGGTCGACAACGCCATCGAACTGCTGCACCCCTGCTTCAAGTCGATCAGCAAGGAGCCCGCGAGCACCCTGCTCTTCCTGCCGCTCTCGCACATCTTCGGGCGGATGGCGGCGGTCGCCTGCCTGCGCGCCCGGGTGCGGCTCGGGCACGCGCCGTCCATCAAGACCGAGGACCTCCTCGGCGACCTGGCCGGCTTCCGGCCGACGTTCCTGCTGGCGATCCCGTACGTCCTGGAGAAGGTCTACAACACCGGCCGGGCCACCGCCGAGAGGATCGGCCGCGCCTCGTCCTTCGAGCGCGCCGCCACCATCGCCCGGCGCTACGGCGAGGCGGCCGAGGCCCGGCTGTTCGGCAAGGGCCCCGGCCCCGGGGCGGCGCTGCGGATGGCCCGAGCGGTCTACGACCCGCTGGTCTACCGCCGCATCCGGGCGGCCCTCGGCGGCAAGGTCCGCTACACCATCTGCGGCGGCTCCCCGCTCGGCCGCCGGCTCACCGCGTTCTACGCCGGCGCCGGCATCCAGGTCTTCGAGGGCTACGGCCTCACGGAGTCCACCGCGGCCGCGACGTGCACCCCGCCGCTGCGGCCCCGGTTCGGCACGGTCGGCTGGCCGATGCCCGGCACGGGCGTGCGCATCGCGGACGACGGCGAGATCCTGGTCAAGGGCGGCCAGGTGTTCTCCGGCTACTGGGACAGCCAGAGCGGCGGCCCCGTCGAGGCGAAGACGGACGGCTGGCTGGCGACCGGCGACATCGGGGTCCTCGACGACGACGGCTACCTCACCATCACCGGCCGCAAGAAGGACATCCTCATCACCACCGGCGGCAAGAGCGTCGCGCCCGCGCCCCTGGAGGACTGGCTGCGGGCCCATCCGCTGGTCGGCCAGTGCCTCGTCATCGGCGACGGGCGTCCGTACATCGCGGCGCTGATCACGCTGGAGACGGACGGTATCGCCCACTGGCAGGAGATGCGGGGGAAGGCGGGCCTCACGTTCGAGGAGCTGGCGGAGGATCCGGAGCTGCGGGCGGCGCTGCAGCGTGCCGTCGACGACGCGAACCGGCTCGTCTCGCGGCCCGAGTCGATCCGGCGGTTCGCCGTTCTGCCGGTGGACTTCACGGAGCAGAACGGGTATCTGACTCCTTCGCTGAAGGTGAAGCGGAGGGCGATCGAGCGGGACTTCGCGACGGAGATCGACCGGCTCTACGCCAAGTAA
- a CDS encoding cold-shock protein — protein sequence MATGTVKWFNAEKGFGFIAQEGGGPDVFVHYSAINATGFRSLEENQSVSFDVTQGPKGPQAENVTPL from the coding sequence ATGGCTACCGGAACCGTGAAGTGGTTCAACGCCGAAAAGGGCTTTGGTTTCATCGCCCAGGAAGGCGGCGGTCCCGACGTCTTCGTCCACTACTCCGCGATCAACGCGACCGGATTCCGCTCCCTTGAGGAGAACCAGTCCGTGAGCTTCGACGTGACGCAGGGCCCGAAGGGTCCGCAGGCGGAGAACGTCACCCCGCTGTAG
- a CDS encoding menaquinone biosynthetic enzyme MqnA/MqnD family protein, with translation MQFLNCLPLYWGLARTGTLLDLELSKDTPEKLSEQLVRGDLDIAPVTLVEFLRNADDLVAFPDLAVGCDGPVMSCVIVSQVPLDQLDGARVALGSTSRTSVRLAQLLLAERYGVTPDYFTCPPDLGLMMQEADAAVLIGDAALRANLHDGPRLGLDVHDLGTLWKEWTGLPFVFAVWASRRDYLAAEPEMVRQVHRAFLDSRDLSLDEVGKVAEQAARWEVFGQDVLARYFTTLDFRFGPDQLAGVTEFARRVGPTTGFPADVRVELLEP, from the coding sequence ATCCAGTTCCTGAACTGCCTCCCCCTCTACTGGGGGCTCGCACGCACCGGGACCCTCCTGGACCTCGAACTCTCCAAGGACACCCCGGAGAAGCTGAGCGAGCAGCTCGTGCGGGGCGATCTCGACATCGCGCCCGTGACGCTGGTGGAATTCCTCCGCAACGCGGACGACCTGGTCGCCTTCCCCGATCTCGCGGTCGGCTGCGACGGCCCGGTGATGTCCTGCGTGATCGTCTCGCAGGTGCCGCTCGACCAGCTCGACGGCGCCCGGGTCGCCCTCGGCTCCACGTCCCGTACGTCGGTGCGGCTCGCCCAGCTGCTGCTCGCCGAGCGGTACGGCGTGACCCCCGACTACTTCACCTGCCCGCCGGACCTCGGCCTGATGATGCAGGAGGCGGACGCCGCCGTGCTGATCGGCGACGCCGCGCTCCGCGCCAACCTGCACGACGGCCCCAGGCTCGGCCTCGACGTGCACGACCTGGGCACCCTGTGGAAGGAGTGGACAGGTCTGCCCTTCGTCTTCGCCGTCTGGGCCAGCCGCCGGGACTACCTGGCGGCCGAGCCGGAGATGGTCCGCCAGGTCCACCGTGCGTTCCTGGACTCCCGGGACCTGTCGCTGGACGAGGTCGGCAAGGTCGCCGAGCAGGCCGCCAGGTGGGAGGTGTTCGGCCAGGACGTGCTGGCCCGCTACTTCACGACGCTCGACTTCCGCTTCGGCCCCGACCAGCTCGCCGGCGTGACGGAGTTCGCCCGGCGCGTGGGGCCCACCACCGGCTTCCCGGCGGACGTCCGGGTGGAACTCCTGGAGCCATAG
- a CDS encoding serine/threonine-protein kinase, producing the protein MEPLGAGEPTAIGPYRLLGRLGSGGMGRVYLGRSAGGRTVAVKIVHPGFAADRQFRARFRREVAAARRVGGAWTAPVLDADPDAPVPWVATGYVAGPSLAQAVIPPPDGPDDVPPEPAPLPESTVRVLGAGLAEALAHVHGLGLVHRDVKPSNVLLAMDGPRLIDFGITRAVDGTASLTSQGVSVGSPGYMAPEQILGTDVSGTADVFSLGAVLGYAATGRPLFAGDSSAVLLYKVVHEEPELDGLTGELRDVVRSCLAKDPDARPAPADLARRLAPDGVARAVAAGWLPAPLVAEAGRFTQRLLDLEAAAPGPREGFGPPDPSYGEHAPDEAPGAPDTTTGPGGRSPGQDTPPGAVPPGAVPSGSSRTFPLGRRGAPADGVHDAPAPGPHDADTYVPHGAPPGGPGGEGVTGSGDGKPAGGTGPHGRGRKLTCTVTLAIAGALAALTIGSVFVFDLLPGGGAGNDTGGASENSSGGGTGGGGPVGDPPGSSTPSAPHDVPDRFLGTWRGEASASGIPDGTFELVVRQAEEGTEFADLTQTDLLGGTCKDILTLKKAGGDELLASGRGAEGNASHCSGAAHSVTLRPVGDDLQYTSDDPRAGNPEARMTKD; encoded by the coding sequence ATGGAGCCGCTCGGAGCCGGGGAGCCGACCGCCATCGGGCCCTACCGGCTGCTCGGTCGGCTCGGCTCGGGAGGCATGGGCCGGGTCTACCTGGGGCGGAGCGCGGGCGGCCGGACCGTCGCGGTGAAGATCGTGCACCCGGGGTTCGCCGCGGACCGGCAGTTCCGGGCGCGCTTCAGGCGCGAGGTGGCCGCGGCCCGCCGGGTCGGCGGCGCCTGGACCGCCCCCGTCCTGGACGCCGACCCCGACGCCCCGGTGCCCTGGGTCGCCACGGGGTACGTGGCGGGGCCCTCGCTGGCCCAGGCCGTGATCCCGCCGCCCGACGGGCCCGACGACGTGCCGCCGGAGCCCGCGCCGCTGCCCGAGTCCACGGTGCGGGTGCTCGGCGCCGGGCTCGCCGAGGCGCTGGCGCACGTGCACGGGCTCGGCCTGGTGCACCGCGACGTCAAGCCGTCCAACGTCCTGCTCGCCATGGACGGCCCCCGGCTGATCGACTTCGGCATCACCCGGGCCGTGGACGGCACCGCCTCCCTCACCTCGCAGGGTGTCTCGGTGGGTTCGCCCGGCTACATGGCGCCGGAGCAGATCCTCGGCACGGACGTCAGCGGCACCGCCGACGTCTTCTCGCTGGGCGCGGTGCTCGGGTACGCCGCCACGGGGCGGCCGCTGTTCGCCGGCGACTCGTCGGCCGTACTGCTCTACAAGGTCGTCCACGAGGAACCCGAACTCGACGGGCTCACCGGCGAGCTGCGCGACGTGGTGCGGTCCTGCCTCGCCAAGGACCCGGACGCCCGGCCCGCCCCCGCCGACCTCGCCCGGCGCCTCGCGCCCGACGGCGTGGCCCGCGCGGTCGCGGCGGGCTGGCTGCCCGCACCCCTCGTGGCGGAGGCCGGGCGGTTCACCCAGCGGCTGCTGGACCTGGAGGCCGCGGCGCCCGGTCCCCGCGAGGGCTTCGGGCCGCCGGACCCGTCGTACGGCGAGCACGCCCCGGACGAGGCGCCGGGCGCCCCGGACACCACCACCGGACCCGGCGGCCGGTCCCCGGGGCAGGACACGCCGCCCGGTGCCGTGCCGCCCGGCGCCGTGCCATCCGGTTCCAGCCGCACGTTCCCGCTCGGCCGCCGCGGCGCCCCCGCAGACGGCGTGCACGACGCCCCCGCCCCCGGCCCGCACGACGCCGACACCTACGTGCCGCACGGTGCCCCTCCGGGCGGCCCCGGCGGCGAGGGGGTGACGGGATCCGGCGACGGGAAGCCGGCCGGTGGGACGGGTCCGCACGGCCGTGGCAGGAAGCTGACGTGCACCGTGACGCTCGCCATCGCGGGCGCGCTCGCCGCGCTGACCATCGGCTCCGTCTTCGTCTTCGACCTGCTGCCGGGCGGCGGCGCGGGGAACGACACGGGCGGTGCCTCGGAGAACAGCTCGGGCGGCGGCACCGGCGGCGGCGGTCCGGTCGGGGACCCCCCGGGTTCGAGCACCCCTTCGGCTCCGCACGACGTGCCCGACCGGTTCCTCGGCACCTGGCGCGGCGAGGCAAGCGCCTCCGGCATCCCCGACGGCACGTTCGAACTCGTCGTCCGGCAGGCGGAGGAGGGCACCGAGTTCGCGGACCTCACGCAGACCGACCTCCTCGGCGGCACCTGCAAGGACATCCTGACGCTGAAGAAGGCCGGCGGGGACGAGCTGCTGGCCAGCGGCAGGGGCGCCGAGGG